GGAAGACGCCCATCGTGCTGGTGCCCGGCGGCGGGCTCACCGGCGCCGAATACGAGACCACGCCGGATGGCCGCGAAGGCTGGGCGACCTACTTCGCGCGCAAGGGTTTTCCGGTCTATGTGGTGGACACGCCGGGCCGTGGCCGCGCGGGCTTCGACGCGACGTCCATCAACGAGGCCAAGGAAAAGAAGGACCCCGCCATTCTGCCGTCCGGGCTGTTCAGCGCCACGGGCGAATTCGCCTGGACCAATTTCCGCTTCGGCCCCCAGTTCGGCACGCCGTTCCCCGACACGCAGTTCCCGGTCGCGGCCATCGACGCCTTCGCCGCCCAGGGCGTACCCAATTCGGAAGCAACGCTGACCGGCGGCGGCGCCAAGACCGCGCCCGCGGCGCTGGCCGCGCTGCTCGACAGGATCGGGCCGTCCATCGTGCTGGTCCATTCCCTGTCCGGCCCCTACGCCGACATACTCGTCGGCCTGCGTCCCAAGCTGGTGCGCGCCGTGGTGAACATCGAGGGCGCGCAGTACATCGTGCCCACCGACGCCCAGGTGGCCGCCTACAAGGGCATCCCCGATCTGGAGCTGTTCGGCGATCACCTGGACGCCCAGGCGATCACGGGCGCGGTCAGGATGCGCGGCCGCCAGGCCGTCGTGGACCGGATCAACCAGCAGCCGGGGGGCAAGGCGAAACTGGTCACGCTGCCCAGCGTAGGCATACATGGCAACTCGCACATGATGATGCAGGACAAGAACAACCTGGCGGTGGCGGACTACATCCTCAAGTGGCTGTCCGCACAGGCCAGGTAGCCGCCCATCGACGCCGGCGCCGCGCTGATCCGCCGCGCTTGGTCCCCTGCGTTGCCCCCGGCGCGTTCGGCCCGGCACGCGCTCGGCACGGCTCGCTCAGCCCGTCGCGTGCGCCTGGCGCGCCAGGTGGATCTCGTGCAGCGTTATCTTCCGCACCTCCGCCTGGCTGGCGGCGATGTGCGCCGACAGCAGGCGGCAGGCTTCGTCGGCGCGTTGCGCCATCACCGCGCGCAGGATGCGCGCGTGCTCGTCGTAGGTCGCGTCGACCCGCGGCCGCTTGGTGAAATCCAGGCGGCGGATGATGCGTATGCGGTCGGTGACTTCGCGGTGCACGCGGGCGATTTCCGCGTTGCCGGCCGCCTGCACCAGCGTGCAGTGAAAGGCTTCGTCCCACACGCCGACCTGCGCCATGTCGGTGCTGCGTGCTTCGGGCGCGACCAGCCAGATATCGGCCAGATCGTCCAGCAGCTGCCGGTCGATGTGCGGCGCGCCGGTGCACAGCCTTCTGACCGCTTCGGATTCCAGCACCTGGCGCAGGTCGTATAGCTGTTCGAACTGGTCGAAGTCGAACGGCAGCACGCGCCAGCCGCTGCGGAACAGCACCTCCACATAGCCTTCCTGCTGCAGGCGGAACAAGGCCTGGCGGACGGGCGTGCGGGATACCCCGAGCCGTTCGCTGATCTCGCCTTCCGTGAAGCGGTCGCCCGGCACCAGCCGGAACTCGGCGATATCCCGCTTCAGCAACTGGTAGACGTCTTCGGCGCGCGTCAGGCGCGGCGCCTTGGACGTTGCGTGATCGATGCTGTTCACATTCATCCGGCGTGTTCAGGCCATCAGGCTGACGTGGGCGGACACCACGCGCCAGCCATCCGGCGTGCGCACCCAGGTCTGGCTCTGGCGCCCGACGCGCGACGCACCCACACGGTGGAATTCGATATTCGCGGTCGCGAAATCCCGGCCATACGTGGTGATGACGGTGCGCAGCACCTCGCGCTCCAGCCCCTGCGCAGGCCGCGCGGCGCGGAACTCGCGGATCTCGTCGTAGCCGTACAGGTTTTCGGTCGCGCCGTAGCGCAGGGTGTGCGGACTGTCCCAGAACAGTTCGTCCAGCACCGCGACGTCGTTGCCCGTCAGGGCTTTTTCGTAGCGGGCGAATTGCGTTTGAACTTCGGCCAGCACGTCCGGCAGATTGATGTCCATCAGAGTCCTTCGTCGAAATGCGGGTGGCGGATACCGGCGGCGCCGGCCTGTTCGAGCGCCACGGCGGCGCGCAGCGCGATGTCTTCGCGCCATGGCGCCGCGATGAGTTGTACACCGATCGGCATGCCTTGTGTGCCGTCCGGCCACATGGGGGCCACCGCCACCGGGCATCCCGCGAACGAGATCGGCTGGGTCAGCAGCCCCATGGCCGGCCGGCATGGATGAGTAGTGCCGTTGATGTCCAGCCACTCGGTGCCGATCGCCGGGGCGGCCACCGGCGTGGCCGGGGCCAGCAGCAGGTCCCAATCCTGGAACAGGCCCAGCACGCGTTCCCGATACAGGCGGCGGAAGCGATGCGCGCGAGCCACCCAGTGCGCGGGCTGCAGCGCCCCGGCGATGAAGCGGTCCACCGACAGCGGTTCGAAGTCCGCCGCGTGGCGGCGCAAGGCCGGCAGATGCAGGCTGCCGCCCTCCGACGCCGTGATGATGAATGCCGCGATGCGCGCCATCTGCGCGTCGGGCCATTCCACCGTGCGGGTCGCGCCGAGCACCGACGCCGCCGCGCTTACCACGGCGCGCGCGGGCGCGGTAGCGTTGGTGTCGAAGTAGCCGCCCAGCACGCCGATGCGCAGGCCTTGCGTGCCCGAGCCTAGTGCCGGATACACCGGCTGGACAGCCCGCGCATGGCAGCCGGGATCCTGGCTGTCGGGATACTGCAAGGTGTCGTAGACGCGCGCCAGCAATGCGGCGGAATCCGCGAAAGGGCCCAGGTGGTCGATGCTGTGCACGAAGGGGAAGGTGCCGCGCCGCGACAGCCGGCCGAAGGTCGGCTTCAGGCCCCAGACGCCGCACAGCGACGCCGGTACGCGTATCGACCCGTTGGTATCCGATCCCAGGGACACGGGGACCTGCCCGGCGGCGACGGCCGCGCCCGAGCCGCCCGACGATCCGCCGGCGATGCGCGACCGGTCATGCGGGTTGCGGGTGGGACCGTAGTGCGTGTTTTCGGTGGTGAAGCCGTAGGCGTACTCGTCCATGTTCAGCGCGCCGAGCAGCACCGCGCCGGCCGCCCGCAAGCGTTGCACGAGTACGGCGTCCGCGGTGGCCGCGGCGTGGCCGCGATTGACCTTGGAGCCCGCCAGGGTCACGACGCCTTCGATATCGAACAGGTTCTTGACGGCGTAGGGCAGGCCCGCCAGCGGCGGCAAGGCCTGGCCGGCGGCGCGCATGGCGTCCACCCTGTCGGCGTCGGCACGCGCCCGCGCCAGGGTGCGCGCGGTGAAGGCATTGACGGCGCCA
This genomic interval from Bordetella genomosp. 8 contains the following:
- a CDS encoding lysophospholipase is translated as MNRRFSLLVGTCALALCTVDAAFAAGMGGPLRIADMGSFFVGGRIIETQYPGSFPAGRVPNGKIAVDQMYVSYVIPEHARKTPIVLVPGGGLTGAEYETTPDGREGWATYFARKGFPVYVVDTPGRGRAGFDATSINEAKEKKDPAILPSGLFSATGEFAWTNFRFGPQFGTPFPDTQFPVAAIDAFAAQGVPNSEATLTGGGAKTAPAALAALLDRIGPSIVLVHSLSGPYADILVGLRPKLVRAVVNIEGAQYIVPTDAQVAAYKGIPDLELFGDHLDAQAITGAVRMRGRQAVVDRINQQPGGKAKLVTLPSVGIHGNSHMMMQDKNNLAVADYILKWLSAQAR
- a CDS encoding GntR family transcriptional regulator → MNVNSIDHATSKAPRLTRAEDVYQLLKRDIAEFRLVPGDRFTEGEISERLGVSRTPVRQALFRLQQEGYVEVLFRSGWRVLPFDFDQFEQLYDLRQVLESEAVRRLCTGAPHIDRQLLDDLADIWLVAPEARSTDMAQVGVWDEAFHCTLVQAAGNAEIARVHREVTDRIRIIRRLDFTKRPRVDATYDEHARILRAVMAQRADEACRLLSAHIAASQAEVRKITLHEIHLARQAHATG
- the hpxZ gene encoding oxalurate catabolism protein HpxZ, giving the protein MDINLPDVLAEVQTQFARYEKALTGNDVAVLDELFWDSPHTLRYGATENLYGYDEIREFRAARPAQGLEREVLRTVITTYGRDFATANIEFHRVGASRVGRQSQTWVRTPDGWRVVSAHVSLMA
- a CDS encoding AtzE family amidohydrolase, with product MTAAQPNAMPDGVAGLRAIARGDATAREWLERSLARIDATDGAVNAFTARTLARARADADRVDAMRAAGQALPPLAGLPYAVKNLFDIEGVVTLAGSKVNRGHAAATADAVLVQRLRAAGAVLLGALNMDEYAYGFTTENTHYGPTRNPHDRSRIAGGSSGGSGAAVAAGQVPVSLGSDTNGSIRVPASLCGVWGLKPTFGRLSRRGTFPFVHSIDHLGPFADSAALLARVYDTLQYPDSQDPGCHARAVQPVYPALGSGTQGLRIGVLGGYFDTNATAPARAVVSAAASVLGATRTVEWPDAQMARIAAFIITASEGGSLHLPALRRHAADFEPLSVDRFIAGALQPAHWVARAHRFRRLYRERVLGLFQDWDLLLAPATPVAAPAIGTEWLDINGTTHPCRPAMGLLTQPISFAGCPVAVAPMWPDGTQGMPIGVQLIAAPWREDIALRAAVALEQAGAAGIRHPHFDEGL